The following nucleotide sequence is from Mytilus trossulus isolate FHL-02 chromosome 9, PNRI_Mtr1.1.1.hap1, whole genome shotgun sequence.
ACCTGCTCGATATATGGCACCCGTCGGGAACCTGTTAATGAATTCTTGTCGTCTATTTCTATATAtcatgtcatatttgtttttcgtgtaTTATTGTGCTCATTGTTCAagtgctgttgtttgtttttccgttttgattgttttacataaacATTGCTTGTCCTTTTATGGCTAACTGTGCGAATCGAGATAGGTTCTTAGAAGCAGTACGTTGACCTATACTACTATGACATTTTGGTCTTCAGTGTAATTAGTTCTTATTAGTAATCATACCTTATATCAAACCTTTAtgaatttctaaatttaaatcaaTGCCAATAatcttgtgaaaaaaaatattttgtagcacaaaacaacaaaattcttGAAAAATGGAAAACCAAAAATCAGATGTTTGTAAACACAAGAGCTGCCAAGCATGTTCTGCAATCTCTACAGGAGAATAGTTGCGTAACCGTAGTTGCTAGTTCTGGTGTAGGAAAGACTGCCATCATCCAACATGTGGCTTTAGAAATGTATGTAATTGGATACGATATACTTCTAGTGACAGATCCAGGTgacattgtaaaattttataatcCAAACAAGAAAACCTTGtttgttattgataatttatgTGGGAACTTCTCTTTAGACCAGATTGATATCAAAATATGGGAGCCAGTGGTCAGTCGCATAGAGGAGTGTCTTgaagataaaaatacaaaaattattgcAGCATGTAGATTGCAAGTGTATCTAGATGATAAGTTTGACacattatcaatttttaaattatgtgttTGTAATTTGTTGTCAGAAACCATACGCTTGTTAATACCTGAAAAACAATCAATTGCTGAGGTATATCTCAAAACTAAAGCTTATCAAGTTACAGATTATTATGACTTGTATGATTGCTTTCCACTTTTATGCCAATTATACAATGAAAATCCCACACTTGATTTAAAGGATTTATTTCAGAATCCTTTTTCCGTTTATGAAGCACAGGTTGACGAGCTGCAAAAGAAAGGAATTCATGCTAAATATTGTGCCTTGGCTTTATGTGTTGTATTCAATAATAAAGTGAACGAAGACATATTGACATTAGAGATTGGTGAAGAAACCAGAAACATAATTGAAAATACGTGTGAGGCGTGTAAACTTGATAGAGGGACATCAAGGCTCCTTTTGAAAGACGAAATGGATTctcttttaaatacatttttacagAAACAAGACACAACATTTGGTTACCTGGAAAACCAAATTTTCTACACAACTATGCATGATAAAGTATTTCACATTCTTGTTAAATACTTTGGACAGAAATTATTCGATTGCTTGATCAAGAATGCTGACAGCGGTTTGATTCGGGAGAGATTTTTACTGGACAGGAACGATGACATGGATCAGTTTATCTCTATTGTGCCCTCTAAGTATCATCAAGTGTACATGCAGAGAATGATTGACGACTGGTCAAAAGGAAAATTACAAGATGTATTTCATAATAACAATATGAAATCATATCAGTTCAGACAGAGATTCTTgagttatttgaataaatatgacATATCTTTTCAGAGGAAATTAGTTCACACCGTTGATCTGAATTACAATAAGTATAATTTTGTAGGGAATAAGGGATATGATAAAGACGTTATTTGTGACACTGTCATGTTACAGTGTTGTTTTATAGGAGACATTCCGATGATCCAGTTTTGTCTCGGTCATGATGCTAGTATGGACCAATGTGGGTATCGTGGTCAGTTCCCCTTAATGATTGCTTGTAGATATCGTCATACAGAAGTAGTCAGAATGTTGTTAAACAAGGGAgcaaattataataaatgtgaTAATCAAGGTTGGTCCCCTGTTCTGATAGCTTGTGCGCACGGTGATATAAAGACATTTTGAGACTGTTGATAGAGAAAGGAGCAGATTATActaaatgtaacaaaattgGTCAGTCAGCTGTGATGGTGGCTTGTTTAAATTGTCATACAGAAATAGTAAGAATGTTGTTAGACAAAGGGGCAGATTGTAATGAGTGTGACAGTTATCATCAGTCACTTGTAATGAATGCTAGTCGAGATGGTAACAAAGAAATAGTAAAGATGTTGTTAGATAGATACGCGAACTTTAATAAATGTGACATCTTAGGCAAGTCACCTGTTATGATGGCCTGCATACATGGTCATACAGATATATTAAAGATGTTGTTAGACAAAGGAGCGGATTATAACAGATGTGACACTTTTGATGAGTCGCCTGTCATCATGGCTTGTATACATGGAAATACAGAAATAGTACGGATGCTGTTAGATAAAGGAGTAAAATGCAATAAAGTTGACAAGTATGGTCAGTCACTTGTCATGAATGCTTGTATTCATGGTCATACAGATATAGTAAGCATGTTATTAAACAGAGGAGCAGATTTTACTAAATTTGACAGGAATGGTCGTTCACTTGTAATGGCTTGTATTTATGGTTATACAGAAATGGAAAGGATGTTAGACAAGGAGGCAGCTTATGATAATACTTATGATAAATGTGGCAACCAGTATAGGTCACTAGTGATGACAGCGTGTCAACAAGGCCATGTAGAAatagtaaaaatgttaataCACAAAGGAGTAAATTATAACAGATTTGATAATCATGGTCAGTCACCTTTGATGATGTCTTGTGAACATGGTAAAACAGAAATAGTAAAGATTGTGTTAGACAACGGGGCAGATTATGATAAATGTAATAAAGTGGGTCACACACCTTTGAGTGTTGCGTGTATACATGGTCATACCGAAATAGTGCGGTTGTTATTAAACAAAGGAGCATGTTATGATAAATGTGACAATAATCGAAAGTCAACTGTTATGATGTCTCGTAGACATGGTCCCACAGAAATAATTAGGAAGTTGTTCTTCGGTAAAAGAGCAAAAGTACTAGAAAAATTGTTAGACACAAGCACGGATAAAAGTGACGATGGTTGTCAATCACCTGTACTGATTGCTTGTAGATATGGCCATACTGAAATAGTTCAAATGTTATTAGACAAAGGAGCAGATTATAGCATATATGACAATGATAGTTGGTCACCTCTAATGATTGCTTGTAAACATGGCCATACTGAAATAGTAAGGATGTTGTTAGAAAAGGGAGCATATTATGATAGACGTTATAACGATGATTTGTCACTTGAAAAGATTGCTTTAGACAATGGGCATGCAAATATTGCAAAGATGGTATTAGATATGTTTTAAGGAAAATATCATAATAACTATGAGTTTCGTTTATTCACCGGAACTTACAGGTGTggttatatatagaaataataagTATgttggaaaaatatttttatatatgacaCAAACTGCCAGTTACCTATATTGATAGCTTGTTTAATAAGGTAACCAGAAATCATAAGGCTGTTATCAAACAAAGGGACAAAAGGACCAGCGTATACATGTGTCAATTTAAgctaaaaattgaaattgggGCCCTGGAGTTTATATTGTATACAggtcttgtatgttttattcTTCTGAAATAATGTACCTTTTGTTGAAGGTCCATCAGAACTTCTTTTGAAAGAcgaaattttaattattcaatgttgataatatcaaaaaaataattctaatgaGAAACGGTTATAAtggatagattttttttttattttcttctataacaatttttctttttatattaccTATACTTTAGTGAAGtcatttacttatactaaatcTTTCATGTATACGCgatatataacaataatttttttctgaaatagaGTGTGACTATggtaaaaatgattttatctgtattttttatCGCTTGAAAGTAAAGCTGTAGTGACTAAGGCGTCTTCCCTGTATTTTTTTGTCGTCCATGTCACACTCGATCAACAACTTTTTTCAGCTAGGCGTAATTCATCCTTAAACAGGACACGTGTTACGGTTTTTTCCTATTCCTTTTTTTAGGGGAGAGGTATGTTTTGCTTATATCATATATTGTACACTCATATGAAATgggtttacaaaattttatccaAAGTGTACAGCTTACAGAACATGCAGTCGTGAATTCCTTCATTGATCTTAGGAActgattttttatagtttactaGTCATATCAATCATATTctttatgtataattataagtataCATGTGTTGTTATTCTTAGTAAAAATGCATTGTAACTATGCActtaattagaaataaaattcactAATTCTTACCAGCTGGAGACCTAAATAGATTAAAACATATCTGAACAAAATTTCCCACAACATTCTCAAATTCTAATAAATTGTGTATTCATTTAAATACACCTTCAACccttttttcagaaaaaatatcaCACATAGAAAACCAATTATCAAAAGCATTACGTGTCGACTTTATCTCAAGACTAATATAAGTAAAAGACAACTTTTggtgtaatataaataatatcagtgaatcattttgttgttttgtgtaaaatctaaatatttcCTCGATcatttttgttatgatttataaTCAAATGTCTTCGGCCAATTTtagaatattaatttgatattcaTTCTACATATGTTGATTTATGTACATCATAAACGTTAATTATTATTCATCTTGATAGAAGTTGAGTTTTATTAAATACCACTGGCAATTGTactattctttaaatttttaaatagaaacattgtgttcttttgttcttttattggctttgaactagtttTCACTAGCTGTGATTATTCTCAGATTGTAACTTGTGTCTTTCgggtattttgttttttgtatcgATTTTATGACTTAATTCCATTCCAACTggcatttatatttgtttttatgatgtgctgttacaccactgtctaaGGTTAGGAGAGGCTTGGGTGCCcgcaaacatatttaaccaagccgcatttgtaatttatatgttccaagtcagaagtctgtagttcagtggttgtcgtttgcttctgtatatcatatttggttttcgtttattgttatGTACGTAAAAAAGGCGTTAGTTTCTCCTTTTGGATTGTTCTATTCTGTCATCTCGGGGCCTTTACTTGGTATGGGGTTTGTTTATCGTTTaaagccgtatggtgacctatatttgctGATTTCTACGTCATGTGGTTTctggtagagagttgtctcattttggtcataccaaatcttcttagttttatataaatattcattgtaATTTAGATTGTACACTGTTATCATAATATGCATTATGTTAAAGATTGGACTTTTAAGATTCATAACTATATAAATGTATTCTGTGTAGTATATGTAATTGATAAtctaataaaaatgtattaagtATAGCTCTTTGTAAGAACCAGGCAGGGTGCCATATACATGTGAATTATGAGGGTTTCAGATTTTATCCATAAATGGCCTAGAAGAAGCAGTAACTAATTACtactcaaaaaataaatatgagtgGAAAAAAACgagtggttgccatggtaacggacactctattttttggttgttagacatagtaaaatctttttaaaaaatcagctaaatcactACAATTCAGTCCCTGATTAGGAATAGAATCAagcatttttaattaattttcatatgtaacatTGATACAACTTTGTTTAAGCATCATTTTAGTTAAGATTGcatgtaaattaaatttgtgaatattttgaaaaaaattgttaaaaaatgcatattttcaacttttctcaATTTGGGATTTTtaagaaattatcaaattttctatgttgttttttcaGAAAAGAGCAACTGTGTATAGCATAGTTAGCACTATAGTTATATAGTTTGGATACTACTTTaccaaattaaatagaaaaaagctTGGGACTTTCTTCAGTTTTATCACCATAGCAACCGATTTTTTTCTTGGAAACGGACTtattatttgcaaaatattgCAGTTTTAGAGCTTAAATGTACCGAATTGTTTCATAactgattaaaaaataacatttaagcCTAAGCTTACTCTAAATTACCATCGTTAATAGTTGCTGACTTCAAAAGCTACCATGGAAATGAACATTACCCATAGCAAcaactattttaaaatgtatcaagagaaatttatgtaaaaaagtacatatattatatatagacGCTGTTTATTATCAAGTTGGAATATGACTGCATGCTTCGCTTCACTCACAGTCTTGTCTGTTCTATTCAGAAGGTTCAACAAGtgttatatataatgaaacattGGGATTAGAACCGAAGGttaggaaaaaggggggggggtaggtttatttaaaaaaaatcatacatgtagattctTGAAAAGATAACGTTTGGTCGGAAAGCCTGGTTATGAATAGAATAATGATTATATTATGAATagaatcaattttattttcagaaatttcataTACATGAATAGTTCATCTATATAGCTTTGGTTTAGCTTCAGAGCTTAGTTAATATTGCAGTTCAACTCcgactttttgattttttgttaaaaaataataaaaaaacattcatttttttcgaAATCATGAAGTATTGTGGAATTGTCAAATTTTCTCATGCGTTTtcccaaaaattgaaaatatgtaaatcatAGCTAGCGTTATAGTTACAAGTTTGAATACTacctgaccaaaaaaaaaacattgcgtGGTGCTC
It contains:
- the LOC134684935 gene encoding ankyrin repeat domain-containing protein 50-like gives rise to the protein MLLDKGADCNECDSYHQSLVMNASRDGNKEIVKMLLDRYANFNKCDILGKSPVMMACIHGHTDILKMLLDKGADYNRCDTFDESPVIMACIHGNTEIVRMLLDKGVKCNKVDKYGQSLVMNACIHGHTDIVSMLLNRGADFTKFDRNGRSLVMACIYGYTEMERMLDKEAAYDNTYDKCGNQYRSLVMTACQQGHVEIVKMLIHKGVNYNRFDNHGQSPLMMSCEHGKTEIVKIVLDNGADYDKCNKVGHTPLSVACIHGHTEIVRLLLNKGACYDKCDNNRKSTVMMSRRHGPTEIIRKLFFGKRAKVLEKLLDTSTDKSDDGCQSPVLIACRYGHTEIVQMLLDKGADYSIYDNDSWSPLMIACKHGHTEIVRMLLEKGAYYDRRYNDDLSLEKIALDNGHANIAKMVLDMF
- the LOC134684934 gene encoding uncharacterized protein LOC134684934, translated to MFVNTRAAKHVLQSLQENSCVTVVASSGVGKTAIIQHVALEMYVIGYDILLVTDPGDIVKFYNPNKKTLFVIDNLCGNFSLDQIDIKIWEPVVSRIEECLEDKNTKIIAACRLQVYLDDKFDTLSIFKLCVCNLLSETIRLLIPEKQSIAEVYLKTKAYQVTDYYDLYDCFPLLCQLYNENPTLDLKDLFQNPFSVYEAQVDELQKKGIHAKYCALALCVVFNNKVNEDILTLEIGEETRNIIENTCEACKLDRGTSRLLLKDEMDSLLNTFLQKQDTTFGYLENQIFYTTMHDKVFHILVKYFGQKLFDCLIKNADSGLIRERFLLDRNDDMDQFISIVPSKYHQVYMQRMIDDWSKGKLQDVFHNNNMKSYQFRQRFLSYLNKYDISFQRKLVHTVDLNYNKYNFVGNKGYDKDVICDTVMLQCCFIGDIPMIQFCLGHDASMDQCGYRGQFPLMIACRYRHTEVVRMLLNKGANYNKCDNQGWSPVLIACAHGDIKTF